A segment of the Planifilum fimeticola genome:
GCATCAATGCGACGGGAAAGGAGCGGGTCCAGGCAATGAGGACCATGAAGCCACCTTGGACCAACAGCCCGCCGAGCATCAGCCGTCGGCGGTCCGAGGGTTCCCCGGCCCAGCCGGTGTAAAGTGTTCCCAGCATAAAGCCCAGGGGATAGGCGGCCATATACAACCCATATTCCGCCGACGATCCCCCCAACCGCTCCGTCACAAAGGGGAGAACCATCGGAAGAAACGCCCCGGCGCAAAAGTTGACCGCCGTCATGAGCAACCCGGTCCACAGGAAAAGGGGCGACAGACGGAAAAAGCGGAATCCCTCCGCCAACTGCCTCAGCCACGTCTCTTTTTTCTTATTTTTGCCCCTCTCCGTCCGGGGGAGAAGGAGGAGCGACGCCCCCGAGCCCGCCATCATCGCGATCAGGGCGGCAAGGACAGGCAGGCTGTCCCCCTCCGACTCCGCCAACACCCATCCCGCCAACGCCGGCCCCGTGAGCAGCGTCAACTGCATCGTCCCTTCCAGGATCGAGTTGACCCTCGCAAGCTTCTCCGCCGGAAAGGCCCCGGCCACGTAGGCCATGCCGGCCGGGCGAAAGAGATGCTCCGTCATGCCGGTGACGACCGTCGTCAGGTACAGGTGCCATGCCTCCAGCGCATCCATCGTCAACATCCCGAAGGGCAGGAGAAAAATCGCCGCCCTCGACCACTGGACGGCGATCATCACCCGCTTCGGTTCCCACCGGTCCAGATAGGGACCCGACACCAGCTGCACCAAAATCCCCGGCAGCATAAATACCAGCCACAGGCTGCCCATCGCCAATTTGGAGCCCGTCAGTTCATACATCAGCCAGGATTGGACAAAGGTGGCGAAGCTGCCGCCCGTTCCGGCGACCGCCTGACCGATCCAGATCGGGAAAAAAGACCGCTTCAAGAGCAAGGATGGCATCGACAGCGTTTACCTCCAAACAGGAACATCCTTTCGTGTTCCATCTCTCTTCGTCAATCCTTTCCCGAAAACCTCTTTGCCGGATCAAAAAAATTTCCCGGCCTTTGGGCCGGGGAAATGCTGAAATCATCCGGATCATGCATCCGGTCTCCTCCTTTGGCGGGAATCAAAACAGTCTCCGCACCCCTGTACGCGCTCATAAAGCCAAGTAAGGAATGCCTCTAACCGCCTCAACCCGACAGCGAGATTTCCTTCTCCTGCGGGGCAGGCGCCGGCTGGTTCAATCGGTGGAACACCGGATGGAACCAAGCGATCACCGTTGACAGGATCACCACCCCTGCCGCGGCGAGAAACAGGGGAGCAAGACCCCACAGTTCCGCAAATCCACCTCCCAAAAACGCGCCGAGAGGAATGGCCGACTGGGCGAGCAGGATGCGGACGGTGAAGACGCGACCGCGCATCTCCTTGGGGACAAAACGCTGGTAAAGGGTGGTGTTCAACACGTTGAAGACGATGGCGCATATTCCGGACACGAAGCTCATCAGGAGGGCGACGGGAAACAGGTGAACAGCGCCCATCACGGCAATGGTCAACCCCGCCACCCCGTTGGACAGAATCATGTACAGACGGCGGTTTCGGGGTTCCTCCCGAAGGCTCATCCACAAGGAGCCCAATAGCATGCCCAGGGAGAAGGCGGAGGTGAACAGGCCGAATTGCACCGGGGTGCCGCCGAGAAGCTCCGACACATAGGGCAGAAACAAGGGTTCAATCGCCCCGTAGGCGAAATTGGCCGTCATGATCAGGAGGGCCGTTCCCAGCAGCATCGGATGCACCTTGAAAAAGCCCAACCCCGCTTTGAACTGGGCGATCCAGGATTGTTTTTCGCCCTTGGCGTCCGGACGGCTCCCGGGCAACAGGAAGAGCAGGGTTCCCGACAGCGCCAGCAGGCAGACCAAAGCGAACAGAATCGTCTCCGCTCCCAGCCACCCCAACGCCATCCCCGCCAGGGGCGGGCCGACCAGGGCCATCCCGTTCATCGTCCCTTCCAACACGGCGTTGCCCTTGACCAACTGCTTTTCGGGAAGGAGATCCGGGAGATAAGCCATGCTGGAAGACCGAAATAGGGGCTCGGCCGCCCCGCCGATCACGACCGCCAGGTACAGATGCCACAGGGAGAGAGAATCCAGGACATAAAGCACGGTGGGAACCAGATATCCCACGGCCCGGGACCACTGGGAAAGGGCCATCACAAGGCGCCGGTCCCAGCCGTCCAGATAAGGCCCCATCCCCAACTGAACGGTCAGGGAGGAGATCATGAACGCCATGACCAATCCGCTCATGGCCATCTTGGATCCGGTGATCGAATAAACAAGCCACGCCTCGATAAACATGGCGAAGATCCCGCCGAGTCCCGATGCGGCCTGGGCCAGCCAGACCAGAAGAAACTTGCGGTTTCGGATCAATTCCCCCATCGTTTCCCTCTCACCCCCGGAAAAGATGCGTGCCGGATTCACCCGACCAAGGCATCAGCGTGGATCAAAAGGCCCTACAAATATTCCGCCGGAGGTTCCTGAAGGCGCTCCGTCTCATCCCTTTGTCTTTCTCCTTTTTCAACATCTCGGACCAGACCCCGGCCGCAGCGAAACCACATGGTGATGCACCGTGCTCTGGGCCTGTCCCGTATGGCAGACAATTTCCATATAACTGCTATCCCTGCTCTACGGTTTACGGCCCACCACAATCCGCACAGGAGGAAAGATATAATAATGGGGGCCGACAATCTGAACGCCGGTCGCTCCCAGCTCTTTAAAAACCGCGGCATATTCATCGACATGCTGGAAATCGAGGATCGCAAAATGCCCCCCCGGCTTGAGCACCCGGATGATTTCCCCGAGCGCCTTGCGACGTTCGCCTTTATCGTAAATATTGTGTATGGCCAAACTGGAAACAACTACATCAAATTCATTGTCCGCAAACGGAATGTGGCGCGCATCGGCGGATACGACCTCCACGCGCTCCCTTACCCCTTCTTTTTCGGCGTTATCCAAAGTCACATCAGGATGATTGCCCGATTGATCTCGTTCATTCCAAATATCGATTCCCACGGCTTTACCCCTGTCGAGCCGTTTGGCCGCGGCATTCAGAACCAGTCCCCTTCCGCATCCGACATCGAGCACTTTTTCATCTCCCCGCCAAGGGAGAAGATCAAGCAGTTTTTCCCGTTCATAATACTTTCCGACCTTGCTGCTCCATACCATGTAAACGGCTTCAAGGAGGCAAAAAAGGCCGAAAAGAAGGAACACCGCTCCGATCCATCTCAAAGCGCCGGATAAACCAAAAAAACCCCCCATGCCGAGAAGAAGCAAAACAATGCCGCTTAACGTCAAGTTGCGAATGACCCCGGGAGCATCAATGCCATAATCCCCTTTTTTGTTTTCCGTCTTAGCCATTTCATCCCCGCCCGTCCT
Coding sequences within it:
- a CDS encoding MFS transporter, with the translated sequence MPSLLLKRSFFPIWIGQAVAGTGGSFATFVQSWLMYELTGSKLAMGSLWLVFMLPGILVQLVSGPYLDRWEPKRVMIAVQWSRAAIFLLPFGMLTMDALEAWHLYLTTVVTGMTEHLFRPAGMAYVAGAFPAEKLARVNSILEGTMQLTLLTGPALAGWVLAESEGDSLPVLAALIAMMAGSGASLLLLPRTERGKNKKKETWLRQLAEGFRFFRLSPLFLWTGLLMTAVNFCAGAFLPMVLPFVTERLGGSSAEYGLYMAAYPLGFMLGTLYTGWAGEPSDRRRLMLGGLLVQGGFMVLIAWTRSFPVALMLETGIGVCAALFTVQNTTLYQRHVPAELRGRVFVLRMLIARIGFPLGALFAGGFAEWMGLPLLFTLLGGIVLAASASAWLSPVYRELNRVVLRDVAKDGSQVSRAN
- a CDS encoding MFS transporter; protein product: MGELIRNRKFLLVWLAQAASGLGGIFAMFIEAWLVYSITGSKMAMSGLVMAFMISSLTVQLGMGPYLDGWDRRLVMALSQWSRAVGYLVPTVLYVLDSLSLWHLYLAVVIGGAAEPLFRSSSMAYLPDLLPEKQLVKGNAVLEGTMNGMALVGPPLAGMALGWLGAETILFALVCLLALSGTLLFLLPGSRPDAKGEKQSWIAQFKAGLGFFKVHPMLLGTALLIMTANFAYGAIEPLFLPYVSELLGGTPVQFGLFTSAFSLGMLLGSLWMSLREEPRNRRLYMILSNGVAGLTIAVMGAVHLFPVALLMSFVSGICAIVFNVLNTTLYQRFVPKEMRGRVFTVRILLAQSAIPLGAFLGGGFAELWGLAPLFLAAAGVVILSTVIAWFHPVFHRLNQPAPAPQEKEISLSG
- a CDS encoding class I SAM-dependent methyltransferase; amino-acid sequence: MAKTENKKGDYGIDAPGVIRNLTLSGIVLLLLGMGGFFGLSGALRWIGAVFLLFGLFCLLEAVYMVWSSKVGKYYEREKLLDLLPWRGDEKVLDVGCGRGLVLNAAAKRLDRGKAVGIDIWNERDQSGNHPDVTLDNAEKEGVRERVEVVSADARHIPFADNEFDVVVSSLAIHNIYDKGERRKALGEIIRVLKPGGHFAILDFQHVDEYAAVFKELGATGVQIVGPHYYIFPPVRIVVGRKP